One Polynucleobacter sp. MWH-Spelu-300-X4 genomic window carries:
- the fabG gene encoding 3-oxoacyl-ACP reductase FabG has translation MSTLTGQIALVTGASRGIGRAIAMELAKQGAVVIGTATSESGAKDIDVALKPTGGAGAVLNVNDPAACEALIDSIVKERGALNILVNNAGITQDNLAMRMKDEEWTSVIDTNLSAVFRLARGVLRPMMKAKGGRIINITSVVGSSGNPGQANYAAAKAGVAGMTRALAREIGSRNITVNCVAPGFIDTDMTKALSEEQQNSLKVNIPLQRLGTPEDIANAVAFLASPGASYITGTTLHVNGGLYLN, from the coding sequence GTGAGTACATTGACAGGACAAATTGCTTTAGTAACGGGCGCCTCAAGGGGTATTGGGCGTGCGATTGCCATGGAATTAGCTAAGCAGGGTGCCGTTGTAATTGGTACGGCAACTAGTGAGTCTGGCGCTAAAGATATTGACGTAGCATTAAAGCCAACTGGCGGTGCGGGTGCGGTATTGAACGTGAATGATCCAGCCGCTTGTGAGGCTTTGATTGATAGCATTGTTAAAGAGCGTGGCGCTTTAAATATTTTGGTGAATAACGCCGGTATTACTCAAGATAACTTGGCTATGCGTATGAAGGACGAGGAGTGGACCTCTGTTATCGACACCAATTTAAGTGCGGTTTTCCGTTTGGCTAGAGGTGTTTTGCGCCCAATGATGAAGGCTAAAGGTGGTCGTATCATTAATATTACTTCTGTGGTGGGTAGTAGCGGTAATCCAGGACAGGCGAACTATGCGGCAGCTAAAGCAGGTGTGGCTGGTATGACGCGTGCCTTGGCACGAGAGATCGGAAGCCGTAATATTACGGTTAACTGTGTAGCGCCTGGTTTTATTGATACGGATATGACTAAAGCGCTTTCAGAAGAACAACAAAATTCATTAAAAGTGAACATTCCCTTGCAACGTCTTGGAACTCCCGAAGATATCGCCAACGCGGTAGCCTTTTTGGCGTCTCCAGGGGCTAGTTACATCACTGGAACGACACTTCATGTGAACGGTGGACTTTATTTGAACTAA
- the fabD gene encoding ACP S-malonyltransferase, translating to MKFAFVFPGQGSQAVGMLNAWGDNAEVKRTLDEASEALGEDVAKLIAEGPAEALSLTTNTQPVMLTAGVACYRAWIAAGGPEASVMAGHSLGEYGALVASGVTAFKDAVPMVRFRAQAMQDAVPVGTGGMAAILGLDDDAVRKACADAQAATNEVVEAVNFNAPAQVVIAGSKAGVEKACELAKAAGAKRALPLPVSAPFHSSLLKPASEKLETYLADKTFNAPRIDVINNVDVSVLKDPASIKNALVRQAAAPVRWVETIQAMAAQGVTHVVECGPGKVLAGMTKRINGDLNGLAVYDPATLAEVMAVLKA from the coding sequence ATGAAATTTGCTTTTGTATTTCCAGGTCAAGGCTCGCAAGCGGTGGGCATGTTGAATGCTTGGGGTGATAACGCTGAAGTAAAGAGAACATTGGATGAAGCTTCTGAGGCATTGGGTGAAGATGTTGCTAAGTTAATTGCTGAAGGCCCTGCGGAGGCGCTTTCCTTAACAACTAATACACAGCCAGTTATGTTGACTGCTGGTGTAGCCTGTTACCGCGCATGGATTGCTGCAGGTGGTCCTGAGGCATCTGTTATGGCCGGTCATAGTTTGGGTGAATACGGCGCGTTAGTAGCTTCTGGCGTGACTGCATTTAAAGATGCGGTGCCTATGGTGCGTTTTCGTGCGCAAGCGATGCAAGATGCTGTACCTGTTGGTACGGGTGGCATGGCAGCCATTTTAGGTTTGGATGATGATGCCGTGCGTAAAGCTTGTGCTGATGCGCAAGCCGCTACTAATGAAGTGGTTGAAGCTGTCAACTTTAATGCGCCGGCTCAAGTGGTGATTGCGGGCTCTAAGGCTGGTGTGGAAAAAGCTTGCGAGTTGGCAAAGGCTGCTGGCGCTAAGCGTGCTTTACCTTTACCAGTATCGGCGCCTTTCCATTCATCATTATTAAAGCCAGCTTCAGAAAAGCTAGAGACTTATTTGGCTGATAAAACATTTAATGCTCCGCGCATTGATGTGATTAATAACGTTGATGTCAGCGTCTTGAAAGACCCAGCGAGCATAAAGAACGCATTGGTTAGGCAGGCCGCAGCTCCTGTGCGTTGGGTGGAAACCATTCAAGCTATGGCAGCGCAAGGTGTGACGCATGTGGTGGAGTGTGGGCCAGGTAAAGTTTTGGCTGGTATGACGAAACGAATTAATGGGGATCTAAATGGTTTAGCTGTTTATGATCCAGCAACATTGGCTGAAGTAATGGCCGTATTAAAAGCTTAA
- the fabF gene encoding beta-ketoacyl-ACP synthase II, translated as MKGQRRVVITGLGLVSPVGNTVGDAWNNLLAGRSGIATITKFDHSNLPVHFAGEVKGFNIEDYIPAKEARHMDTFIHYGIAAGMQAFKDSGLTVTDENSERVGVLVGSGIGGLPLIEETHTEYTNRGARRISPFFVPGSIINMISGHLSINLNLKGPNLAAVTACTTGLHSLGLAARLIQYGDADVMIAGGAESTISPLGVGGFAAARALSTRNDDPATASRPWDKDRDGFVLGEGSGVMVLEEYEHAKARGAKIYAELAGFGMSGDAYHMTAPNMDGPRRCMVNALKDAGVNPDQVHYVNAHGTSTPLGDKNETEALKAALGAAAKGVVVNSTKSMTGHLLGGAGGLESVFTVLALHHQKSPPTINIFNQDPECDLDYCANTARDLKIEVAVKNNFGFGGTNGTIVFRKI; from the coding sequence TTGAAGGGACAGCGCCGGGTTGTTATTACCGGACTAGGCTTGGTATCACCTGTTGGTAATACCGTCGGTGACGCTTGGAATAATTTATTGGCTGGTCGCAGCGGTATTGCCACCATCACTAAATTTGATCATTCCAATCTTCCTGTGCACTTTGCCGGAGAGGTGAAGGGCTTCAATATCGAGGATTACATTCCTGCTAAAGAAGCTCGTCATATGGATACATTTATTCATTATGGTATCGCTGCCGGTATGCAGGCTTTCAAAGATTCTGGCTTAACAGTTACAGATGAGAATTCTGAAAGAGTTGGTGTTTTGGTTGGTTCCGGTATCGGTGGTTTACCGCTGATCGAGGAAACTCATACTGAATACACCAATCGTGGCGCGCGTCGTATTTCACCATTCTTTGTGCCTGGTTCGATCATTAATATGATCTCTGGACATTTGAGTATCAATCTCAATCTAAAAGGCCCTAACCTTGCTGCTGTGACAGCTTGTACAACAGGTTTGCATAGTTTAGGTTTGGCTGCTCGCTTAATTCAATATGGCGATGCAGATGTGATGATTGCTGGTGGTGCTGAATCAACTATTTCTCCATTGGGAGTAGGTGGTTTTGCTGCGGCACGTGCTTTATCAACACGTAATGATGATCCTGCTACAGCATCTAGACCATGGGATAAAGACCGTGATGGTTTTGTTCTTGGTGAGGGTTCTGGTGTCATGGTTTTGGAAGAGTATGAGCATGCAAAAGCTCGTGGCGCCAAGATCTATGCCGAGTTAGCAGGGTTTGGTATGAGTGGTGATGCTTATCACATGACTGCCCCTAATATGGATGGCCCACGTCGTTGCATGGTGAATGCATTAAAAGACGCCGGTGTTAACCCAGATCAGGTGCACTATGTGAATGCGCATGGCACTTCTACACCGTTGGGTGATAAGAATGAGACGGAAGCTCTTAAAGCTGCGTTAGGCGCTGCTGCTAAGGGTGTGGTTGTGAATTCAACCAAGTCTATGACTGGTCACCTACTAGGCGGTGCAGGTGGTTTGGAGTCTGTATTTACTGTGCTTGCTTTGCATCATCAAAAATCTCCACCAACCATCAATATTTTCAATCAAGATCCAGAGTGTGATTTAGATTATTGCGCTAATACGGCTCGAGATTTGAAAATTGAAGTGGCGGTTAAAAATAACTTTGGATTCGGCGGTACAAACGGCACGATTGTTTTCCGCAAAATCTAA
- the acpP gene encoding acyl carrier protein — protein MDNIEQRVKKIVAEQLGKDEAEIKNESSFVNDLGADSLDTVELVMALEDEFGIEIPDEEAEKITTVQLAIDFAKSKQG, from the coding sequence ATGGATAACATCGAACAACGCGTTAAGAAAATCGTAGCCGAGCAATTAGGCAAAGACGAAGCTGAAATTAAGAATGAATCTTCTTTCGTTAATGACTTGGGCGCAGATTCTCTAGACACAGTTGAGTTGGTCATGGCATTGGAAGATGAATTCGGCATCGAAATTCCTGATGAAGAAGCTGAAAAAATCACAACAGTGCAATTGGCTATCGATTTCGCCAAGTCCAAACAAGGCTAA